The genomic window GGTGCCATCGTCATCGCGGTAATACAGGTGGGCCACAATGCCTGGGTATTGAGGATCGACGTGCGCTAAATGACCTTCGTTGATCTCACAATGATCAATCGAATAGTCCACGTCGTCGGCGTCTAACTCGAACACTTCGCGGCCGTCCGCAACGATCTCTCGAGCCATGTCGATGTCAAAGACGTATTTCTTCTTAAAGCAATGAAAGGCCTCGCCGTGACGATTGCATCGCGAGCAGTCCGCGGGGGAAACGCTGTGCTCGGCTGCTTGGTTCTCCGCTTTGCGACCCATGACTTGGGGTACCCCTTGTTCGAGTGAATGCTGACTTCATGTCTCCAGCGCCGCACCGAATCCATTCACTTTAGCTGAAAACCAAACCGGCCGGACGAGCGAACGCGAAAGCGCTCGCTCGTCCACCGGTACGGAACCATCCGCCAGCCTCCGCTGCGGACCGCTTAGGCAGCGATCGCCGCCATCAACCGGTCGGCATCTAGCAGCCGGCCGATGCAACTACCATTTGCCCCTGTGGCCGCGGCCACCTTTGGAACCGCTCTTGCCCTTGGAGCTACTCTTGCTCTTGGATTTCGACTTGCTCTTGGATTTCGACTTGCTCTTCGATTTCGACTTGCTCTTCGACTTCGACTTCGACTTACTCTTCGATTTCGATTTGCTCTTGGAACTGCTACCGGAGCCCGAGCCGCTGCCCGAACCCGAGCCGCCTTTGCCCCCGGAACCTCCGCCCCCCCCGTAGATCTTGCTCGGTGCAATGCGATCTTCGAGACGTTCTAGTTTGAACTTTTCCATGACGACACTCGCTCTGTAGAGTAGAAAACGAACCGCCAAACGGGTGGTGGTCGTTTGGCCGATTTGAGTTTACCAATCAGGGGGGCGGGGTCAATTAAAAAGGATGCGCAAAATTACGATGTTTTTTGCGGGCCGTTTCGCGGCGTAAACGGACCTGCCCGCGGCCCAGCCCGGTCACCAGACAGCAAATCGATCTTGATCCCGAGTGAATCGATCCGCTACCAGCGTTTTATCACGGAGGATAAACAACCATGCGCATTCGATTCTTACTCGCTTTCCAGCTGCCCATCGTTCTGGCCGCATTGCTAGGCCTGCCTCAGGCCGGTGCCGAAGAAGGATTGGTCGATCCCTACGTCGTGTTTACGGCCCATGAAAAGGTCTACGCGCGGTGTGGCCCGGCGGGCGAGTACTATCGCACCGATCCCCTGCGATTGGGCCAGGAGCTGGACGTTTATCTGGAAACCGACGATGGCTGGTTGGGCATTCGACCGCCGGAGGGAAGTTTTTCCTGGGTGCCGGCCAGCAGTATCGATGCCGACCCCGCGGGACGATCCGGCATTGTCGTCGACCGTCGAGCCGTGGCATGGATTGGAACCCATCTGGGACGAGCCCGAAAGTATCGCTGGCAGGTCCAGCTGGCCGAGGGGGAGCAGGTCACGATCCTTGGACAAACCGAACGCAACTCCGGTGAAGGCCCGGAACTGTGGTACCGCATCGTGCCACCCTCGGGCGAGTTTCGCTGGGTGCATCGCTCGCAGATCGCCGAATCGTCCGAAGAGTTGGTGCAGATGCATCGGCAAATCGACAGCGATCGCAATGCCGAGCGGCGAAGCCGCGATGCCGATCAGCCGCAAAAACTTTCCTCGCGCGAGCTGGAATCCTTTGCCGATGCCCCGCTGGTCGTGGCCGCCGACGCCGAACTGGACGCGGCGGATCAGCCGTATGCCGAGCAAGCCAATGCGGCCCGCAATCCCTTTGAGGACCAACGACGGTCCGATGCGGTCGCCAACCAAACAACCCAGACGCCACGATCATCACCGTCTGCAACAGCTTCCGAAGCGGTTGAGCCGACCGAAGATATGGAAGACCAACCGGTCGGTTCCGGCGTCGCCCGCACGAGTTTTGTCGAGCCGGAGATGTCGGTGGAGTCGAGCGTGCAGTTGCGAGATATCGAATCGGGGCGCAAGGCCGTTCCTCCGGCGCAGGATCTGGCTGCCGACGACAGTAGTTGGGTGACCGGGAACCGCGAGCCCGCCGTCCGCCAGGTTGCCGCCAGCGGGCCTGCCATCCGCAATGCTTCTACCCGCGGGACGCTTCAGGAAACCACTCCACCCGTATTGAAATCCGTTGACCAACTGACGCCTTTGCAACAGCAGCAGCAGGCCCGTCAGCTGTCGCAGCGGGTCGTCAACGCGGACATCGATGAGTTGCAATTGGAACTATCACGGCAGATGGCCGCGGGCGCTTCGGCAGCGATGGTAGAACCGATTCGCCGCCGGGCTCAGATGTGGATCGAGCAATTGAGCGATCCCTTGGATCGTGAACGGGCACGGGTGTTGATCGAACGCGTCGAACAGTATCAGCGGGTATCCCGCCGGCGTGATGGTCAGCCACCGCTGGTTCCTGGCGCCACGTCGCTTCCCACGGTCACTCCCGCTTCCGCCGCCGTGCCAAACGCTCGTCCGTTTGACCGCGAAGGTTATTTGGTGCAGGTCTATTCGGCCCGTCCGGATTCGCCGTCTTTTGCGTTGAACAACGGCGCGGGGCAAACGCTGGCCTATGTCAGCCCGGCACCGGGTGTGAATCTTCGCCAGCACCTCAATGCGAAAGTCGGCTTGCAGGGCGAAATGAGTTATCTGACAGGGTTGGAAACGCCGCACTTTATCGCCAAACGCGTGGTCCGGATCTCACGTTAGCAATTCCACGACCCGTTCGGGCGATCCCGTATCACCGTTGCGCTGGTGGTGCCAGGTGCGGTGTTCGGGGATCAGGTGATGTTGGTTCGGCCACGGTGCAAACACTTGTTCGCCGAACACGGCGCACAGCTTGTCCGAATTCATGGTCACGTTGCCGGCTCGCGGCGGCATCGGTCCGGCTTCGATTCGCGGACAGCCCTTCAACATTTTCGGGTTGTAGCCACCCACGCGATTGATCACCTGCGCGATTTCGTAGAGGCTCATCGCCCGCGGTCCTCCGGCATGGAACAGACCGGCTTCGGAACGCCGCAGCAGGCGGTCGTACAATCGATTCATGCAATCCACATACGTCGGCGTACGGACTTCGTCGAAGTACAGCGTGGCCGGCTTGTTTTTGGCAAAGCGTGATTCGATCCAGTCGATTGCGCCGGCGTGCCCATTGAAACTTGGCCCCATCGGCAGCGAGATCCGCAGGACGCAGGCGGCGGGGCAGATGTCTTGGACTTCCTGTTCGCCAACCACCATCGTTTTGCCGTACACGGTCACCGGGTCCGGCTCGTCGGCTTCGCTGTAGTTGCCCCCGGAGCGACCGGCAAACACCAGGTCGGAGGACAGGTGGATCATCCGAGCGTTATAGCGGGCGGCGTTGCGAGCGACGTTGCGGGTCCCCTGGACATTAATCCGCTCGGCCATCTGCGGATCCAGTTCGCAGGCCTTGAGGTGGCAGGAGCCAGCGAAGCTGAGCACGCTCTGAAAGCGGTGCTCGTCCCACAACGCGTCCATGCCGGCTTCGTCGTCGGTATCGCAGGCCAGAATTCCCGGTCCGGTCAATCGCCAGTTACGGTGCGGCCGGATGGCCAGCACCGAGTCGCCCAGACGTTTGCGGAAATAGGCAAACGCGTTGTAGCCCGGCACCCCCGCCAGTCCCGTGATCAACAGGGGCAATCGCAAATCAGAAGGCTGCCGCATGACCTACGCTTGATCGCTCAACAGCGTCAGGGCGTCATCGACGGCCGCGGCATCGACCTCGCCGTCGGAACTGCCCGTCAAAAGTTCTTCGGCCGTCGTGGGTTGTTCACCGGGAGTGGCAACGTCGGCCATCGCACTGTCGATCGCCTCGGTGCGTTGTTGGGCCAGCAGGGCCAAGTCAGAGCTTTCTTGCTCGTCGGAGTCCGCCGGCGAGTTGATGATCGCTGCTTGGTCGCTGCCGAGCGTTACCGTGGGAACCTGTCCGGATTCCAGCGAAGCGGAAGACTCACCCTGCGCGGTCTCTTCGCCTTGAGCGAAGGCTTCACCCTGAGCGGCGTTACTTGAACCCGAAGAGTCGTCGGCGAAACCAAACACGTCGGCGCCCAGGTTGATGCGAAGCAGTCGTATCCCGTCGCTGACCGCACGGATTTCGACGTCCGTGGAGTCGCCATTGACGGAGGCGGACGCGGTTTGGCGAGTGCCGCTGGAGTCGCTAACTTCGACGGTTACTTGACTGCCGTCTTCGTTCAGCGAGACCGCCGGATCGGACATCTCCGTTTGACCGTTTTCCGCGATCACAAACAAGCTGGAATCTCCCGGAGCAACGGCGGCAAACACGGCCTGTTTGGGGGCCGAGCCGACGAAGTCACGGATCGACATGAACTCGGGTCGCAACGAGCCGACCTGCTGCAGCGTTTGCACCACGTTGCCATCGTTTGCACCCGAGGTAATTTCGATCGACTGAGCTTCTTCACCGCCAATTAAAAACGGCATGGCGGGAATTTCGATGCGGTAGGTACCCGGCGCTTGGTCGGCAAACACGACCTCGTTGGCGGATCCCGAAGCGGACAGTTCCACATCCACCGCTTCGCCATAATCGGTGGTTCCGACCAAACGGGCGCGGAAGGGGATCAGCATGTTGGTCGAGGGCAACTGAACGGTGAAGCTGCGCGGTTGGTAGTCCAGGACGTTGACGGTGATCGTGCCGGTTGCCGTGGCGCCCGAACTGTCGGTCAGCGTGTAGGTAAACGAATCACTGCCGGTGTAGGTGCTCGAGGGCGGGGTGTAAGTAATCGTGTCGCCGACGATGGCGACGGTACCGGCGGAAGCCGTGCTGCCCACCGAAGTAATGGTCAGCCCTTCGCTGTCGCCGTCGACGTTGGTGCCAGCATCGGCGATTTCAAACACGGTTTCCGCCGCATCGCCCTTGATGATATTGGTCGTCACGGCGCCGGCCGGGGGCGGATCGTTAACTCCCGTCACGGTAACCGTAATGGTGCCCGTGGCCGAGGCGCCGCCGGAGTCGGTGATCGTGTAGGTGATCTGTTCAGTGCCAAAGAAGTTCGCCGCCGGAGCATACACGACTTTGGTGCCGTCATCAGACAAGCGGACCGTGCTGCCATTACTGGAATCTCCTACCGCGGTCAGCGAAAAGGCTTCCGACGAGTCGGAGTTGAAATCGTTGACTAACACGTCCAGTTCGGCTTCGGCCGCGTCTTCAACCACGGTATAGGCATCATCGACGGCCGTCGGCGGCGGGTTGGCGGTACCGACGTTAACCGTCACCGTGGCCTGGCTGGTCAGCGCGCCGTCGGAGATCGTGTAGGTGAAAGTGTCGGTGCCGGTAAAGTCTGCCGGGGGCGAATACAGCACGGCGTCGCCGCCGGATTCAATCGTCACCGTGCCCCCGGCCGAGCTCGTGCCGACGGCGGTGACGGTTAAGGTTTCGGATGAATCCGGGAGGATGCTGTCGTTCGCCAACACATCCAATCGGTTATCGGTTGTATCCGCGTCCACTTCGAAAGTGTCGCTGACCGCCGTGGGCGCGTCGTTGACGGCGGTAACATTGACGGTAACAGTGGCTGTCTGTTGGGCGCCGGAGGAATCACGCACGACATAGGTAAATGTTTCAGCGCCGGAAAAATCGGTCGCCGGAGTGTACAGGATTTCCCCGCCACTGATGGTTACCTGGCCACCGGAATCGGGCGTGCCCACGCTGACCAATGACAATGTGGTACCGGATCCGGCAGGGATTTCGTCGTTATCCAGCACATCGAAAGCATTGTTCGTGCTGTCTTCGCTGACGGTGAAACTATCGTTGTTAGCCGTAAACGCGGCTTCGATTTGCAAACTGACGCTGCCGAAGGCCACGTCTTCGACGGGCGTTTTGGCGTCAGCGTCATAAAGCAAGAAATCGGTGCCGTTGGTATCGGCCGGGTCGGCGATGAACGTCGCGTCGCCGGATTGATTGGCTCGCATACGGACCGTGGCGATCAGCGTGATTTCGCCGCCATTGCCGGAAAACGAATCGCTAAACGCACCCAACTCGTCGATCAGGCCCTCGGAGATACTGCCTACGGTGTTGGGAAAATCATCGCCGGCTTGGATCGGATCATCAGCGACAACCGAAACCAAGTCGCTGTCGAAGGTGATGTCGGTGTAGGCGGCGAACACGCCCAGTTGCGAAAACGGCCGCGCGTCGCGTGCGGAAAATGTCAGCAGGAACTCTTCGCCCGAAGAGATACTGGTGATGGCGTTGCCATCCAAGTCGGTCACGCCCAGGATGATTTGACCGACCGCGGCTTCCTGGACGCCGACATCAAACGATTGAGTTCGGCTGTTTCCGGCCAGGTCCGTCATGACGACCGACAGGGTTTGGTCGCCGATCTGACTTTCCACGGGCGTCCATTCGATCAGGCCGCTGTCCGGGTCGATCGTCGCTCCGGCCGGCGGGTTGCTGAGGCTATAGGTCAAGCCGCTGCCTTCTTCGTCGTGAGACAGGTTGGCGGAGAACTTTGTTCCCACGTTGGCATGGGTGCCGACCTGTTCGAGCGACACCGCGGCAGGTTGTACATTGTCGTACACCACCGTGATCGGACTGCTCGACGGACTATTGACGCCATCGGCGCCGCGTTGCCGAGCGACCACGCTGTAGGTACCGCTACCGAGCGCTTCAAAATTGGCGGTCGTGATGGTGACGGTTGATGACGTGGCCGAACCAATTCCCACCACGGTATCGCCGACCAACAATTCCACCGTGGCGCCCGCCGTCACGCCGCTGACGGTAAAGGTCAGCGGGTTCTCGCTGGTAACGTTATCCGTGGAGCTGCTGCCGCTGTCACTCCCGGCCACCAGATCGATGCCCGTCGGTGCCCCGGCGGTGAAGGTGACATTCAAAAACTGGATATCAATGGGCTGCGGTTGGGCTGGCGTCGCGGCGCTGTCGGCCGGCGTGACCGCAACGCCCACGCGGACCGTGCCGCTGTAGCCGGTGGGCGGGGTGACCGTCACCAAGCCGCTGGCCGAGACCGCGACGGTGGAGCCGGACGTGTCGGCCGAGTCGATTTCGGCGATGTATTCAACCGCGTCGCCTTCCAGGTCGGTCGATTCCAACTGGAACTGCGCGGGCGTACCCTGGCTGGATACCACCGGGTCGATGTCATGCAAAAACGGCTGTGCATTGCTGACATCCGGGCCGATCGTCACCGGCACAATCTGACTGTATGTATTCCCATCGGTATCGGTAACCGTGAAGGTGACGTTGGTGGTGCCCGTGCCGTTGCCCGTCGGCCGCAACATCACCACTGAGTTTTCGGTGTCGTCAAACACGGTGACCGATTCGATCACCACGGGAATCACCGGATCCCCGGTTGTGGGATCGTTCACGGCCACGCGGCTGATGCCCTCTCGCACGTCTTCGCCTTCAACCAATTGGCCAAAGATCGAGTGCTGGAAGTCGAGACTCTGCTGGTTGCCTTCGGTAATGAAGAATTGACTGTCGTTGGTATCGTCGGAAGACTTTGCGTAAGACAGCAGACCGGTGTTGGTGTGTTGCAGATCGGCATGGTACTGGTCGTCGAAATTGCCCAGCGATGATCCACCCGTACCGTCTCCATCCGGATCGCCCCCTTGCAGCACAAAGTTGTCAAGGATGCGGTGCAACGTCAGGCCGTCGTAGAAGCCACTGTTGGCCAATTCGATAAATCGGCTGGCCGGGCGATCGGCGCGCTGCTCGAACAACTCGAACACCATGTCGCCGTAACCCTTCATGTCGATTCGCACGCTGCGATTGCCCTCGAGCACGATCGCTTCGAGCAGCGTGGGGTCTTCCACCGTGGCCGTCACGGTCAGAGGTTGCCCATTGGGATCATAGGCGTTGATCGGGACGTGGATCGGAGAACCGATGGCGACCGATTGATTGGGGACGTCGACAAAGCTGGGCGTTTCAGATGTCGGAATGGGGATTCCGGATGCCGCGGAAATCTGCTCCAGCGTCAGCACCTCGGTGAACCGGTTGTCGCCGCCAAAGTCCCAAGTGGGAAGGCTTTCAATTTCGTTGGCAATTCCCACCGCGTTCAAGTTCCGCGAACCGTCGGTGACTTCCACAAAAGGCAGTTCAAACTGACCATCGCCGAACAATTCTTTCTGGTCGGTGCAATGCGGGCACCAGTCGGCACCATAAAACACCGCGCCCTGGTCCTTCAGCAACTTGGCAAAGGCCACCAGATCGGGGGCCTCTTCGCCCTGAGCTTCTTCGCCCTGAGCGGACTCACCCTGAGCTTGGGTGGCGGTTTGCTGAAACAGGGACTGGTCAACCGCATCGCTGCTGTCGCCGGTGGAAAACAGATCCACGTCGCCCGCTAGCATTTGCCGGCCTTCCAGCGTTTCCAGCTGCAGACCACGCCGCGGTTCGGCGGTTTGCCCGCGTCGCAGCCAGCCGGCCAGCAGCCGACGGGCGGCCGATCGCCGCTGGGTGGGGACGTCCAAATCAGGAGATGAAGCTGAGTTGCGAGAATTCCGTGGCATCTGGGTCACGATGAAACCTGAATGGAAAGAACGCGAGGTCAAAAAAACGGGCCCTTGTGGCTACTTTCCACTCGGCCGGTTCGTGGCTGTATATTCAGTCGATTCGTTGCAACCCCTACCGCTTAACATCAGCAGGGCAGCGCGGAGGACTATGACGTAGCGAAAGACGCGAAAATACACGCCCCGCTCCGCAATTGGACGCCAACAGCGAAGGATTAGTTCCCCGCCTCTAAATAGGGGGATTCGCGGGCGAAACGGTCACGCACCTATTGTACGTCGGCCTTTCCAAGCAGGCGAAATTTTTTTTTCCGACGCTGGAGTCCAGGCTTTAGCCGCTTTGCGCGCATCGAAAGGGAGGCCGCCGGGGGCCGCTGGGGACAGTCACCGCGCCGTAGCTACCGTCGCCAGACGGTGGGAGCGCGGCGGCTCCGGGATATGGATTGCAAATTGCAAAATGAACATTGCAAATCGAACAATCGGTGCCACCCACCTATCTCGTCGAATTGCTTGCGTTTGGCAGGTGAACAATCGGTGCCACCCACCTATCTCGTCGAATTGCTTGCGTTTGGCAGAACAATCGGTGCCACCCACCTATCTCGTCGAATTGCTTGCGTTTGGCAGGTGCGTAATAAGATGGTTGCAGCTAATGGAACCCATCGTTGTCCCGGGGGGGGCGCACAACTGGCACCTAAGGCCCAGGACCGCCTACGAGTCCAACAATTTGGCGTCCAATTGCCGCTCGCAATTGCTGACGATCCGCTGCACCATCTGATCGGCTTCGGGGCCGGTCAGCGTAGCGTCGGGCCGCTGCAGGTCGATGCTCAGCAGCACTCGCTTGCGCTGGGCGCCGTCTTTGTCCGGGTTGCGATAGGTTTCTTGATACCGCACATCGGTCAACTCCGTGCCCAAGGCACTGCGGACGACGTTTCGCAGCGCGGACCATTGCACGGATTCTTCCAGCACAAAGTTCAGGTCCCGCGACACGGTTGGGTAGGGGCTGACCGCTTGGAATTGGGGCACCAGGCGGCAGTGAGCCATCAGCACCGGCAGCGACAATTCGGCCATCGTGACGGGGATCGGCAACTTCAGCGATCGCTGCAGCGTTTCGGAAATTTGGCCCACAAAGCCCAGCGTTTCCTCGGCGATTTTCAAGCGAATGGCTTGATCGTCCACCAAGCCGTCAATGGTTTCGGCGGTCACGTCCGGTTGGCTGCCGATTCCCAGCCGTTGCAGCAGCGTTTCCACGACGCCCTTGGTCTGCAGGAAACTGCTTCCGCTGACCCAGGCCAACGTGTATTGCTCGGAAGGGAGATCGCTGGGCGAAGGGCCCGGTTGGTAGGTATGCGCGATTTCGAACAGGTCGGCGTTCACGTTGGCGGCCGCCCAGTTACCGGCGCGGCTGTTCAGCAAGCTGGGGACCAGGCTGCGTCGCAGGCGGCGGGCCCCTTCCAGCATCGGCGTTTCGGTTTGCAGCGCCGCCCGGTCGGTCCAGGGGCTGAGCATTTCGTCCAAGCTTTCGACCACGATGCTGGGCGTCATGGCTTCACTGATACCGGCGGCCGTCAGAATATGGCGAACGCGTTCGGCGGCCGTGTCAAAGGAACGCTTGGCGCTGGGGGCCACAGCGATCGGCGCGTCTTCGGGGATTTGGTCATAGCCGTGAATCCGCGCGACCTCTTCAATCAAGTCCGCCTCTCGGGTCAGATCGTGTCGCCAGGAGGGCGGCGTCCAGAGACTTTGTTGCTGTTCCGACTGCGATTCGCTGCAGCCCAGGCGGGTGAGAATGCGGATCACTTCGTCGCGATCGATGCGGATCCCCAGCACGCGTTCCAGTTGCGACAATCGCAGCGTAACCGGCGCTCGCGGCGCAACTTCGGCAGCGGTATCCACACAGCCTTCGGCCAGCGTTCCGCCGGCGATCTCCAGGATCAATTCGCAGCAGCGACGGCTGGCCCAATCGACGCCCAGCGGATCGACGCGGCGTTCAAAACGGAACGAAGAGGGGCTGTGGAGTTTCAGTTTGCGAGCCGTGCGGCGGACCGACAGCGGCGTAAAGATCGCCGATTCGATCAGCACGTCACGGGTCGAGTCGCCGACTTCGCTGTCTCTTCCGCCCATCACGCCGGCCACTGCCACGGGGCGCGAAGCATCGGCGATCACGCACATCGAGGGATCCAGCGTGTATGTCTTGTGGTCAATCGCTTCGAGCGTTTCGCCCGCGGCGGCTGGACGCACCTGGATCTCGCCGCCACCGTCCAGTTTGGCCAAGTCAAACGCATGCAGCGGCTGGCCGCATTCCATCAACACATAGTTGGTGATGTCGACGACGTTGTTGATCGGTTTGTAATGCTCGAAACTGCCGTCGCGTCGCTTCTTCCAAAACACCGAGCGCAGCGCCTCGACCAGCCAGTCGGGACTGGGACCGATCTGGACGCCACGGATCAGCCGCGCGGTGTACCGCGAGCAGGCCTCGGGGAACGTATTGGTGACCGAAACGGTCTGTTCGACCGCCGTTCCCGAAGCTTGCGGGGATGCCTCGGGGATCGTGAGCGGCAGGTCGTACAGCACGGCTACTTCGCGAGCAACGCCGATGTGCCCCAAGCAGTCGCCGCGATTGCTGGTCACTTCAAGGTCGATGGAAATATCGTCATCGACCGTTTCAGTGCCTTCATGATTCAGCCCCGAGAGGCTCAACCGCAGCGCCAATTCTTCATGCGTCATGTTCAACGGGACATAACGCTGCAACCATTTCCACGAAACAAGCATTGCTTCAATTTACTCTTTAGCTGGACGGGTCTTTGGTTGAACCGGTCTGGGGTTTGGTTTGGACGGGCGAGCAGACTTCCAGCAGCGTGCCGTCGGGATCCCGTAGGTACGCGACCGTTTGCCCCCACGGCTTTTCGCTGGGGTGCACGACGACACTGGCGCCGGCGGCAACGGCCTGGGCGACGGCGGCCGGCACGTCGTCGGTCATCAACGCGATCTCGATCCCCAGCGGCTTGTTGGCCTTGTGATCGACCGGCAGATAGCCACCGGGCAGGTTGCCCTCGGCCAAGCCATGGGCCGCAAAGGCCAGCTTGGTCGTGCCGGTTTCGAGTTCCCCATAGGTTTGTGAGGGGTGCAAAAAACAGGTCTGCAGGCCAAACGCGTTTTGATAAAACTGCAGGCTGCGAGAAACGTCTTGAACGTAGACGATGGTGTACGCGAATCGAATCATCGCTATGCCAAGACTAGAATTGGGACAGGAACCGCATGTCGCCACTGTATAAATCGCGAATGTCGGTGATGTTGTGCCGCCGCATGCACAGTCGTTCCACGCCCAACCCAAACGCGAACCCGCTGACGGCTTCAGGGTCGTAGCCCACAGCGGTCAGCACAGCCGGATCGACCATCCCCGCGCCGCCGAATTCGATCCACTGGTCGTTCCACAAAAAGTCCACTTCCACACTCGGTTCGGTGAACGGAAAGAACGACGGTCGGAAACGGATCTGAACGTCTTCGCCCAAATAGTTGTTGGCGAACACCCGCAACACGGTTTTCAGATTGGCCATCGTCACGTGCGTGTCGATCATCAGACCTTCCATCTGATGGAACATCGGAAAGTGCGTGGCGTCGGGATCGTCGGGACGGTAGACGCGACCCAAAGAGACGATCCGGATCGGCGGTTGCCGGTTTTCCATCACCCGGATCTGCACCGTGCTGGTCTGGCTTCGCATCAACTGCGAATCCGCTTCGCCCGCGGTAGCCCCGGCCGTAGCCAGATAAAAGTTATCCAGCGGGTCGCGAGCCGGGTGATCTTCGGGAATGTTCAAGGCAACAAAGTTGTGCCAAGGGTCTTCGACTTCCGGACCTTCGGCCGTTTCGAAACCCATCCGCCCCATGATCTCTTTTAAGTGATCGATGGTCTGGGTAATCGGATGGATGTGCCCCAGCGAAAGAAGCTCGCCGGGCAGCGTCGGATCCGCAGCCGGCGTGTCGTCGCCGGCTCCGCCCGACTCCAAGGCCTCGGTGGCGTTTTGCAGGGCGGCCGCCAAAGCTTTTTTGACCTCGTTTAGCCGCTGACCGGCTTGAGGCTTGTCGGCTTTGTCGATCTTACCCAGCTGCTTCTGGATCTCGCGAAAGGCGCCGTTTTTGGCGCCCAGAAAACGCACCCGAGCTTCCTCGAGTGCGGCTTGCGAAGACACCTTGGCAAACACCTCGCTGGCCTCGTCCTGCAGCGATTGCAAGGAGGAAAGAAAATCCGCCAAAGTCATCGAAGGGAATCTCCGGGATCCTGCACTACGCAGCGAGTGCGGCTTTGACCTGGTCCACGACGGCGTCGAAGCCAGCCGGATCGTTGATCGCCATTTCCGACAGCGTCTTACGGTCCAGCTCAATGTTGGCTTTGTTCAGGCCGTGGATGAATTCGCTGTAACGCATGCCGCGTTGGCGAACGGCGGCGTTGATACGGATGATCCACAGTTTGCGGAACTCACGCTTGCGAACGCGACGGTCACGGTAGGCGTAAGCGCCCGAACGCAGTAGCGTTTCTTTGACAGACCGCGTCAGCGTGCCGCGACCGCCCACATAACCTTTGGCCCGTTTAAACAGACGTTTCTTGGATTGCCGCCGTGCGGCTCCCTTGGTCGTACGCATCGAATCAAACTCCTAGCTGTGCCGGCCGTCAGGCCAGCGGTTGGTTAACATCAGGCCGCCGCGCCGATGCGCGACCGTTACAACCCAGTCAACTTGAAAAAAATCGTTTCGCCACAGCTCCCGTAGCTACGCTCGCCAGAGCGTGGACATCGTAGCTACGCTCGCCAGAGCGTGGTTTCCGCGCCGAACCACCGTCTGACGACGGTAGCTACGTTGCGCGAGGCAACGCGGTGGTTGCTCTAGCTGCTGTACTTGCCCAGAGCCGCCTTGATGGTCGGCTCCATGCAGGAATCGACTGCCGTGGTACCACGCAGGTTGCGCTTGCGTTTCTGCGACATCCGACCCGCCAGGTGGCTGGTACCGCTGCTGCGGTGCATCGCCTTACCCTTGGCCGACAAGCGGAACCGTTTTTTGGTTCCCTTGTGGGTCTTCATCTTCGTTTTGCCTTTACTAGCCATCGAACCATAATCCTATTGGTTGGTTGCCATTTATTTCGAGCCGCACACTATAGAGACCGCAAGCAAAACGCGGAACCCCTGTGCCATGCATATTTTATGTGTCTACTGTCCAAACACACAGGCCAGCTGCTGATTCATTTCATCGGTCGCCGCGGCCACGGCGTCCTGCCAATTTGCCTCGCCGAATTTATCCGCATATTCGGGCCGCCGATGGGCAAAG from Roseimaritima ulvae includes these protein-coding regions:
- the rpmI gene encoding 50S ribosomal protein L35, which gives rise to MASKGKTKMKTHKGTKKRFRLSAKGKAMHRSSGTSHLAGRMSQKRKRNLRGTTAVDSCMEPTIKAALGKYSS
- the rplT gene encoding 50S ribosomal protein L20, translated to MRTTKGAARRQSKKRLFKRAKGYVGGRGTLTRSVKETLLRSGAYAYRDRRVRKREFRKLWIIRINAAVRQRGMRYSEFIHGLNKANIELDRKTLSEMAINDPAGFDAVVDQVKAALAA
- a CDS encoding VOC family protein: MIRFAYTIVYVQDVSRSLQFYQNAFGLQTCFLHPSQTYGELETGTTKLAFAAHGLAEGNLPGGYLPVDHKANKPLGIEIALMTDDVPAAVAQAVAAGASVVVHPSEKPWGQTVAYLRDPDGTLLEVCSPVQTKPQTGSTKDPSS
- the pheS gene encoding phenylalanine--tRNA ligase subunit alpha, which produces MTLADFLSSLQSLQDEASEVFAKVSSQAALEEARVRFLGAKNGAFREIQKQLGKIDKADKPQAGQRLNEVKKALAAALQNATEALESGGAGDDTPAADPTLPGELLSLGHIHPITQTIDHLKEIMGRMGFETAEGPEVEDPWHNFVALNIPEDHPARDPLDNFYLATAGATAGEADSQLMRSQTSTVQIRVMENRQPPIRIVSLGRVYRPDDPDATHFPMFHQMEGLMIDTHVTMANLKTVLRVFANNYLGEDVQIRFRPSFFPFTEPSVEVDFLWNDQWIEFGGAGMVDPAVLTAVGYDPEAVSGFAFGLGVERLCMRRHNITDIRDLYSGDMRFLSQF